The Betaproteobacteria bacterium genome includes a window with the following:
- a CDS encoding ABC transporter ATP-binding protein translates to MPAILALENVSKSFGALKVTDGITLSVTEGETLGILGPNGAGKTTLFNLISGDFHADSGRVLFGGEDVTFQPPHHRCRSGIGRSYQIPQPFGAMTVFENLVAAASFGTGTSEKATYAHAVEILRETRLLAKANRLAGNLNLLDRKRLELARALATQPKVLLLDEIAGGLTEHEAVELVEEIRRIKTQGVTMIWIEHVVHALLAVADRLFVINFGQKLAEGEPSTVMNDPEVRRVYMGLEV, encoded by the coding sequence ATGCCGGCGATTCTCGCGCTCGAGAACGTCAGTAAGAGCTTTGGCGCGCTCAAGGTGACCGACGGCATCACGCTGTCGGTCACCGAAGGCGAGACGCTGGGCATTCTCGGCCCCAACGGGGCGGGCAAGACGACGCTGTTCAACCTGATCAGCGGCGATTTCCATGCCGATTCCGGCCGCGTGCTTTTCGGCGGGGAGGACGTGACCTTTCAACCGCCGCATCACCGCTGCCGCTCCGGCATCGGCCGTTCCTATCAGATTCCGCAGCCTTTCGGCGCGATGACCGTGTTCGAGAACCTTGTCGCCGCGGCTTCGTTCGGCACGGGAACCTCGGAGAAGGCAACCTACGCGCACGCGGTGGAGATCCTGCGTGAAACCAGATTGCTGGCGAAAGCAAACCGGCTCGCCGGCAACCTGAACTTGCTCGATCGCAAACGTCTCGAACTCGCGCGCGCGCTGGCGACGCAACCGAAAGTGCTGCTGCTCGACGAAATCGCCGGCGGACTGACCGAGCACGAAGCAGTCGAACTGGTCGAGGAAATCCGCCGCATCAAGACGCAGGGCGTGACCATGATCTGGATCGAGCATGTGGTGCACGCGCTGCTCGCCGTTGCGGATCGGTTGTTCGTCATCAACTTCGGTCAGAAGCTCGCCGAAGGCGAGCCGTCCACGGTGATGAACGATCCCGAGGTCCGGCGTGTTTACATGGGCCTGGAAGTTTAG
- a CDS encoding ABC transporter ATP-binding protein, translating to MALLATNKLESFYGDFQALFGIDFEIQRGEIVAMIGSNGAGKSTFLKTVCGLLRAGADAIVFDGQPIGGVAPGKIVQRGIAMVPEGRRLFPSLSVEENLLMGAYAKRTGPWTLDAVYALFPILNERRHSPATALSGGQQQMAAIGRALMSNPKLLICDELSLGLAPIVVKEIYDALPRVCSDGMTAIIVEQDVGLAQKVSSRLYCLQEGRVTLSGISRELTREQISHAYFGV from the coding sequence ATGGCATTGCTGGCGACAAATAAACTCGAGTCTTTCTACGGCGACTTCCAGGCGCTGTTCGGCATCGATTTCGAAATTCAGCGCGGCGAAATCGTCGCGATGATCGGCTCCAACGGCGCGGGCAAGTCGACCTTCCTGAAAACCGTTTGCGGTTTGCTCAGGGCGGGTGCGGATGCAATCGTATTCGACGGCCAGCCGATCGGCGGCGTCGCGCCCGGCAAGATCGTGCAGCGTGGAATTGCCATGGTGCCCGAAGGCCGCCGCTTGTTTCCCAGCCTGTCGGTCGAGGAAAACCTGCTGATGGGTGCGTACGCAAAGCGCACCGGTCCGTGGACTCTCGATGCGGTCTACGCGCTGTTTCCAATTCTGAACGAAAGACGACACAGTCCCGCAACGGCGCTGTCGGGCGGGCAGCAACAGATGGCGGCGATCGGCCGCGCGCTGATGAGCAATCCGAAGCTGCTGATCTGCGATGAACTCTCCCTTGGGCTCGCGCCGATCGTGGTGAAGGAGATCTACGATGCGCTGCCCCGTGTCTGCTCGGACGGCATGACCGCGATCATCGTCGAGCAGGACGTCGGCCTGGCGCAGAAGGTGTCGAGCCGGCTGTATTGCTTGCAGGAGGGGAGGGTGACGCTCAGCGGTATCAGCAGGGAGCTGACGAGGGAGCAGATTTCGCACGCCTATTTTGGCGTGTAG
- a CDS encoding branched-chain amino acid ABC transporter permease, whose translation MLDTLTQGILLGGLYALFAMGQSLIFGVMRLTNTAHGDFIILAAFAAFSVVAALGMTPAVAPWIALGLLLPVGFAAGYGLQRFVLNGTLGRDPLPSLVVTFGLAIVIQNLLQEIYTADPRSIESGGFNTASIALAGGLAVGTLPLMIFFIAVAMAIAMQWLFDHTPLGRAFRAVSDDRDAAELMGLDYRHVYALATGIAFLLIVFAGTLHGMKTTVSPSDGPALLLFAFEAVIIGGMGSFYGTLAGGILLGVTQAIGFRFDPGWGIWFGHIVFLTMLLFRPSGLFPKTQ comes from the coding sequence ATGCTAGACACCCTCACCCAGGGCATCCTTCTCGGCGGCCTGTACGCCCTGTTCGCCATGGGGCAGTCGCTGATCTTCGGCGTGATGCGGCTGACGAATACCGCGCACGGCGACTTCATTATCCTCGCTGCTTTTGCGGCGTTCTCGGTGGTGGCTGCGCTCGGCATGACGCCGGCGGTTGCGCCATGGATTGCACTGGGACTGCTGCTGCCGGTCGGCTTCGCGGCCGGCTACGGCCTGCAGCGCTTTGTGCTGAACGGCACGCTCGGGCGCGATCCGCTGCCGTCGCTGGTGGTGACGTTCGGGCTCGCGATCGTGATCCAGAACCTGTTGCAGGAAATCTATACCGCCGATCCCCGCTCGATCGAGTCGGGCGGCTTCAATACCGCGAGCATTGCGTTGGCCGGTGGACTGGCGGTCGGCACGCTGCCGCTGATGATCTTCTTCATTGCCGTGGCGATGGCGATTGCGATGCAGTGGCTGTTCGACCACACGCCGCTCGGCCGGGCGTTCCGCGCGGTGAGCGACGATCGCGACGCCGCCGAACTGATGGGCCTCGACTATCGCCACGTCTACGCACTGGCGACCGGCATCGCCTTTCTGCTGATCGTGTTCGCCGGGACGCTGCATGGCATGAAAACGACGGTCTCGCCTTCGGACGGCCCTGCGCTGCTGCTGTTCGCGTTCGAAGCGGTAATCATCGGCGGCATGGGATCGTTCTACGGCACCCTGGCCGGGGGCATCCTCCTCGGTGTAACCCAGGCCATCGGGTTCCGCTTCGATCCGGGGTGGGGCATCTGGTTCGGGCACATCGTGTTCCTGACCATGCTTCTGTTTCGTCCTTCTGGTTTGTTTCCTAAGACCCAATGA
- a CDS encoding branched-chain amino acid ABC transporter permease — protein sequence MSYVVERATRASRVGGVLALILASFLATFPFWADAGWMREFNEMACYLIFAMMWNLLAGYGGMVSIGQQAFLGLGGYAMLVMGNFFGINPFVAVPIAALLTMLVALPVSVAAFRLQGGYFAIGTWVISEVFRLSIANVSAVGGGSGTSLTALRGIDKATRVSVTFWLCLVSAFASVALVYWFLRSRQGLALLAIRDSEVASESQGVNVRATKLGVYLVAAFGAGLAGALYFLGNLRISPDAAFTVNWTAFSIFIVMIGGIGTIEGPIMGVVLFYLLNKFFSDYGTWYLVGLGLLAILVTIKFPRGLWGWISHKYGLHFFPVQRRLLLPTDAGANDRRP from the coding sequence ATGTCCTATGTAGTAGAAAGAGCGACGCGTGCGAGCCGTGTCGGCGGCGTGCTAGCGCTCATCCTTGCTTCGTTCCTCGCGACATTTCCGTTCTGGGCGGATGCCGGCTGGATGCGCGAGTTCAACGAGATGGCCTGCTATCTGATTTTCGCCATGATGTGGAACCTGCTCGCCGGCTATGGCGGCATGGTGTCCATCGGCCAGCAGGCATTCCTCGGTCTGGGCGGTTACGCCATGCTGGTGATGGGCAACTTCTTCGGTATCAATCCCTTCGTGGCCGTGCCGATCGCCGCGCTGCTGACGATGCTGGTTGCCCTGCCGGTTTCGGTGGCGGCGTTCCGGTTGCAGGGCGGTTATTTCGCCATCGGCACCTGGGTGATCTCGGAAGTGTTCCGGCTCTCCATCGCCAATGTCTCCGCGGTCGGCGGCGGCTCCGGCACGAGTCTTACCGCGCTGCGCGGCATCGACAAGGCAACGCGGGTGTCGGTGACTTTCTGGTTGTGCCTGGTGTCCGCGTTCGCGTCGGTTGCACTTGTGTACTGGTTCCTGCGTTCGCGCCAGGGCCTGGCATTGCTCGCCATCCGCGACAGCGAAGTCGCTTCCGAAAGCCAGGGCGTGAACGTGCGTGCCACCAAGCTTGGTGTGTATCTGGTTGCTGCGTTCGGTGCAGGGTTGGCGGGGGCGCTGTATTTCCTCGGCAACCTGCGCATTTCCCCGGATGCGGCCTTCACCGTGAACTGGACCGCGTTCTCGATTTTCATCGTCATGATCGGCGGCATCGGCACGATAGAAGGTCCGATCATGGGCGTGGTGCTGTTCTATTTGTTGAACAAGTTCTTCTCCGATTACGGTACCTGGTATCTGGTCGGGCTAGGGCTGCTGGCGATTTTGGTCACGATCAAGTTTCCGCGCGGATTGTGGGGCTGGATTTCGCACAAATACGGCCTTCATTTCTTCCCCGTCCAACGCCGGCTGTTGCTGCCGACCGATGCCGGAGCGAATGACAGGAGACCTTAG
- a CDS encoding FAD-dependent oxidoreductase, with translation MDQKQPSNETPNSSRRDFLKVAGAGTAAATFGAITLSSKEAAAAETFDAEYDIVVVGGGGAGLPSALFSRWLGNKVMVLEKAATLGGTSFKAAYWYWVPNNAGMRKAGMPDDKQHFLRYVARLSQPQYFDPNHPRYGLSEWEYSMCEAIYDSASVGTELLAEKGALPYRHVAPVPDYFAEMETIGATGRVLFPKDGAPSMSDGGQVATRTLSTACRRDGVTIRTGHRVQKVIRNDKGEVIGVEVQNDDGMIRVKARKAVIFATGGFTHDEELRKNFLSVPAYGGCAAMTNEGDFVRISSTLGVQLRNMNYAWMCPISFEKAIAKDPSMIGCFSVAGDSMIFVDKRGKRVVNEKLHYNELAQKFFEWDGANAEFPYLILTSIWDQRAQDHSASHEYGRLIVPPSIDDRHVIKGATLEELAANIDARLQKYAGQNGGMRITAEYVANLKASIARFNEFARTGKDLDFHRGERGVDLLFNGNVKDEPGRKNPTMWPISDKGPYYAAFVTGGTLDTKGGPKTNPEGQVLDLADKPIPGLYGVGNCVASASGRAYWAGGGTLGPIIGFAYRAANQANKEPARG, from the coding sequence ATGGATCAGAAACAACCGTCAAACGAAACTCCAAATTCTTCGCGTCGAGACTTCCTCAAAGTCGCCGGGGCCGGTACCGCTGCCGCAACCTTTGGGGCAATAACTCTATCGAGCAAGGAAGCCGCCGCTGCCGAAACTTTTGATGCCGAGTACGACATCGTCGTGGTCGGCGGCGGTGGCGCAGGATTGCCATCGGCACTGTTCTCCCGCTGGCTCGGCAACAAGGTCATGGTGCTGGAAAAGGCGGCGACGCTGGGAGGAACGTCGTTCAAGGCGGCCTACTGGTACTGGGTGCCCAACAATGCCGGCATGCGCAAGGCCGGCATGCCGGACGACAAGCAGCACTTCCTGCGCTACGTCGCACGCTTGAGCCAGCCGCAGTACTTCGATCCCAATCATCCCCGCTATGGGCTTTCCGAGTGGGAATACAGCATGTGCGAGGCGATCTACGATAGTGCGTCGGTGGGCACCGAACTGCTGGCGGAGAAAGGCGCGTTGCCGTATCGGCACGTGGCTCCTGTGCCGGATTACTTCGCGGAAATGGAGACCATCGGCGCGACCGGCCGGGTTCTCTTCCCCAAGGACGGCGCGCCCTCCATGTCCGACGGCGGTCAGGTCGCGACCCGCACTCTGTCGACGGCGTGCCGGCGCGACGGCGTGACCATCAGGACCGGGCACCGCGTGCAGAAAGTGATCCGCAACGACAAGGGCGAGGTCATCGGAGTCGAGGTCCAGAACGATGACGGCATGATCCGCGTCAAGGCCCGCAAGGCCGTGATCTTCGCGACCGGCGGCTTCACCCACGATGAGGAACTGCGCAAGAACTTTCTCTCCGTCCCGGCCTACGGCGGCTGTGCCGCAATGACCAACGAAGGCGACTTCGTGCGCATCTCGAGCACCCTGGGCGTGCAACTGCGCAACATGAACTACGCGTGGATGTGCCCGATCTCGTTCGAGAAAGCGATCGCCAAGGACCCTTCGATGATCGGCTGCTTCTCGGTGGCGGGCGATTCGATGATTTTCGTGGACAAGCGCGGCAAGCGCGTGGTCAACGAGAAGCTGCACTACAACGAACTGGCGCAGAAATTCTTCGAGTGGGACGGCGCCAACGCGGAGTTCCCTTACCTCATCCTGACCTCGATCTGGGATCAGCGCGCGCAGGACCATTCGGCGAGCCATGAATACGGCCGCCTGATCGTGCCGCCCAGCATCGATGACCGCCATGTCATCAAGGGCGCCACGTTGGAGGAACTCGCCGCGAACATCGACGCGCGCCTGCAGAAATACGCCGGGCAGAATGGTGGCATGCGCATCACGGCCGAATACGTCGCCAACCTCAAGGCGAGCATCGCGCGCTTCAACGAATTCGCCAGGACGGGCAAGGATCTCGACTTCCATCGCGGTGAGCGCGGCGTCGATCTGCTGTTCAACGGCAACGTCAAGGACGAACCGGGCCGCAAGAATCCGACCATGTGGCCGATCAGCGACAAGGGGCCGTACTACGCGGCGTTCGTCACCGGTGGCACGCTCGACACCAAGGGCGGGCCGAAGACCAATCCCGAGGGCCAGGTGCTGGACCTCGCGGACAAGCCGATTCCCGGGCTCTACGGTGTGGGCAACTGCGTGGCCTCCGCATCCGGACGCGCCTATTGGGCCGGTGGCGGCACGCTGGGACCGATCATCGGGTTCGCGTACCGCGCGGCGAATCAGGCCAACAAGGAGCCGGCGAGAGGGTGA
- a CDS encoding c-type cytochrome: MSKFVTAVKAVMEGAVVVAFVATAMPLFAADDLAAAKAYTVRYCSQCHTFEQGEKHGQGPNLFGLIGREAAAAPGFVYSEGIKEALKGKVWDLDLLDAWLTDTIAVAPKAQMIYFQDDPKVRAKLIRYLESLK; encoded by the coding sequence ATGAGCAAGTTTGTTACCGCCGTGAAGGCGGTTATGGAGGGCGCAGTCGTGGTGGCATTCGTCGCAACGGCGATGCCTTTGTTCGCGGCGGACGATCTGGCCGCGGCGAAAGCGTACACCGTTCGTTACTGCAGCCAATGCCATACGTTCGAGCAGGGAGAGAAGCACGGCCAGGGCCCGAACTTGTTCGGGTTGATCGGGCGTGAGGCGGCGGCCGCGCCCGGATTCGTCTATTCCGAAGGCATCAAGGAAGCGTTGAAAGGTAAAGTGTGGGACCTCGATTTGCTCGACGCCTGGCTGACCGACACCATCGCCGTTGCGCCCAAGGCGCAGATGATCTACTTCCAGGACGATCCGAAGGTGCGCGCCAAGCTGATTCGTTATCTCGAGTCTCTGAAATAG
- a CDS encoding intradiol ring-cleavage dioxygenase, with protein MGNLTEQNLINTVLEKLEGAKDPRFKQVMSSLIKHLHAFVRETELTEAEWLTGIQFLTATGKKCDDKRQEYILLSDTLGVSMLVDAINHRKPGGATETTVLGPFYVSGAKDMPMWADIAGNAPGVPAYVSGRVLDVSGKPIAGAMLDVWQTDGEGFYDVQRPGGNEHYTRGRFTTGADGRYGFRTVKPVSYPVPTDGPVGRMLLGMGRHPYRPAHVHVIATSPGYDRIATHLFVEGDEYLDSDAVFGVKHSLVVDFKDHPAGPTPDGKKSSAPFCTAEFDFRLVRS; from the coding sequence ATGGGTAACCTGACCGAACAGAATCTCATCAATACGGTGCTGGAAAAACTGGAAGGCGCGAAGGACCCGCGCTTCAAGCAGGTCATGTCCAGCCTCATCAAGCACTTGCACGCCTTCGTGCGCGAGACTGAGCTGACTGAGGCCGAATGGCTCACCGGCATCCAGTTCCTGACCGCGACCGGCAAGAAGTGCGACGACAAGCGGCAGGAGTACATCCTGCTGTCCGACACGCTCGGCGTATCCATGCTGGTCGATGCGATCAACCATCGCAAACCCGGCGGCGCGACCGAGACCACGGTGCTCGGCCCATTCTATGTTTCGGGTGCGAAGGACATGCCGATGTGGGCCGACATCGCCGGCAATGCCCCAGGCGTGCCGGCCTATGTATCGGGCCGGGTGCTGGACGTGAGCGGCAAACCAATTGCCGGCGCCATGCTGGATGTATGGCAGACCGACGGCGAAGGTTTCTACGACGTGCAGCGGCCGGGCGGCAATGAACACTACACTCGCGGCAGGTTCACCACCGGCGCGGATGGCCGCTACGGTTTTCGCACAGTGAAGCCGGTCAGCTATCCGGTGCCCACCGACGGACCGGTCGGCAGGATGCTGCTCGGCATGGGCCGGCATCCGTACCGTCCCGCGCACGTGCACGTGATCGCAACGTCGCCGGGCTACGACCGGATCGCCACGCACCTGTTCGTCGAAGGCGACGAGTATCTCGATTCCGACGCGGTATTCGGCGTCAAACATTCCCTCGTGGTGGACTTCAAGGATCATCCCGCCGGGCCGACGCCTGACGGCAAGAAATCTTCTGCGCCGTTCTGTACCGCCGAGTTCGACTTCAGGCTGGTCCGGTCTTGA
- a CDS encoding Rieske 2Fe-2S domain-containing protein, with protein MSDWKELPFAPTEGTALCMLAEIPDKGAKEVVFGEGYDSFRVLLLRSGEGVRAYRNRCAHVHIPLNYEPDVFHILDGEVLMCAHHGAMYRIADGMCFDGPCEGASLMPIPVVVKDDGVVMGSEF; from the coding sequence ATGAGCGACTGGAAGGAACTGCCCTTTGCGCCAACGGAAGGGACTGCACTTTGCATGCTGGCGGAAATCCCGGACAAAGGCGCGAAGGAAGTGGTATTCGGCGAAGGCTACGACAGCTTCCGCGTTCTGCTGCTGCGTTCAGGTGAAGGCGTGCGCGCCTATCGCAATCGCTGTGCGCACGTCCACATCCCGCTGAACTACGAGCCCGACGTGTTCCATATCCTCGATGGGGAGGTGCTGATGTGCGCGCACCACGGCGCGATGTATCGCATCGCGGATGGCATGTGCTTCGACGGTCCTTGCGAGGGTGCGAGCCTTATGCCGATTCCGGTCGTCGTTAAAGACGACGGTGTCGTGATGGGTAGCGAATTTTAA
- a CDS encoding ABC transporter substrate-binding protein, giving the protein MTHKQKRLQIAAIGLSVAASIFVGGSIHAADLKVGVDLSLTGGTEDYGKAAQNGALLALKDYNAKGGYKGQKVEAVIYDDETKPAKGVENVTRLITRDKVFAIIGPVNSGVALAIIDIAQKNQIALVDTIATAEPIIQRYQSAPKSYIFRVSLNDGYQTSFMVDHIVKKKHRRIGLMHDSTGWGQSGRDTALRQLKDAKLDIVAGPEVFDQNDTDMTAQLTKMRDANVDFIIAYSLAPAGVQLAKSMQKIDLRLPWTGTWGLTAPNFLKLGGKDVVEGVMAVTSYTIDHSDRAKAFHARIEQEYKDQGGDFFPVATAQTFDGMRLVLRALDMVGPDPVKIRDALEQIDAFNDALTQMKPHPFSKENHEALGRDSGFLAIWRNGRLVRAD; this is encoded by the coding sequence ATGACGCATAAGCAGAAGCGATTGCAGATTGCAGCGATTGGGTTGAGTGTGGCGGCGTCGATCTTTGTAGGCGGTTCGATCCACGCCGCCGACCTGAAGGTCGGCGTCGACTTGTCCCTGACCGGCGGAACCGAGGACTACGGCAAGGCGGCGCAGAACGGCGCGCTTCTCGCGCTCAAGGATTACAACGCCAAGGGCGGCTACAAGGGGCAGAAGGTGGAAGCCGTCATCTACGATGACGAGACCAAGCCCGCCAAAGGAGTGGAGAACGTCACCCGCCTGATCACGCGCGACAAGGTCTTCGCAATCATCGGTCCCGTCAATTCCGGGGTTGCGCTCGCGATCATCGACATCGCGCAGAAAAACCAGATTGCGCTGGTGGACACCATCGCCACTGCGGAACCCATCATCCAGCGCTACCAGAGCGCACCCAAGAGTTACATCTTCCGCGTCTCCCTGAATGACGGTTACCAGACCTCGTTCATGGTGGACCACATTGTGAAGAAGAAGCATCGGCGCATCGGCCTGATGCACGATTCGACGGGATGGGGGCAGAGCGGCCGCGATACGGCGCTGCGCCAGCTCAAGGATGCCAAGCTCGATATCGTAGCGGGGCCCGAGGTCTTCGACCAGAACGATACCGACATGACGGCGCAACTTACCAAGATGAGAGACGCCAATGTCGATTTCATCATCGCTTACTCGCTCGCGCCAGCCGGCGTGCAGCTCGCGAAGAGCATGCAGAAAATCGATCTGCGCCTGCCCTGGACCGGGACCTGGGGGCTGACCGCGCCGAATTTCCTGAAGCTGGGCGGCAAAGATGTCGTCGAAGGCGTGATGGCGGTGACCTCCTACACGATCGATCACAGCGACAGGGCCAAGGCTTTCCACGCCAGGATCGAGCAGGAGTACAAGGACCAGGGCGGCGATTTCTTCCCGGTGGCCACGGCACAGACCTTCGACGGCATGCGGCTGGTGCTGCGCGCGCTCGATATGGTGGGGCCGGACCCGGTCAAGATCCGCGACGCCCTGGAACAGATCGACGCCTTCAACGACGCGTTGACCCAGATGAAGCCGCATCCCTTCAGCAAAGAGAATCACGAAGCGCTCGGGCGCGACAGCGGTTTTCTGGCGATATGGCGAAACGGTAGATTGGTGCGCGCCGACTAG
- a CDS encoding branched-chain amino acid ABC transporter permease, protein METIGVKLWQAIVSGLSIGSIYALIAQGYYITYVTTGALNFGQGEFLMAGALLGLTAYVTLGLPYAAAVFIAVAVTALMGVGLERVAIRPVMRHALSLSWVLSTVAISIILKNAAVQIWGPEQIKFPSPFGSQVIRIGRAGIFPQELFVIVAAIGTVFAVQVFLRRAVLGKALMAVAFNRNAAAVMGINVKRMIVLAFVLSSALAGLGGVLVAPITFAWAYMGTVPGIKAFAAAIFGGLEHPIGILIGGLTIGLLEQVFGLINSNIKEGITFLAVLLFLAVRPTGLMGRKDITKV, encoded by the coding sequence ATGGAGACGATCGGCGTCAAGCTCTGGCAGGCGATCGTGAGCGGGTTGTCGATCGGCAGTATCTACGCCCTGATTGCCCAGGGCTACTACATCACCTACGTCACCACCGGAGCGCTGAACTTCGGGCAGGGCGAGTTCCTGATGGCCGGTGCGCTGCTCGGATTGACTGCCTACGTAACCCTCGGCCTGCCTTATGCGGCGGCGGTCTTCATTGCCGTTGCGGTCACGGCGCTCATGGGCGTCGGACTCGAGCGGGTGGCGATCCGCCCGGTGATGCGCCATGCGCTGTCGTTAAGCTGGGTGCTGAGTACCGTGGCGATCAGCATCATCCTCAAGAACGCGGCGGTGCAGATCTGGGGGCCGGAGCAGATCAAGTTTCCGTCTCCCTTCGGCTCGCAGGTGATACGCATCGGGCGGGCGGGAATCTTTCCGCAGGAGCTGTTCGTCATCGTGGCCGCGATCGGTACCGTGTTCGCGGTCCAGGTATTCCTCAGGCGCGCCGTTCTGGGCAAGGCATTGATGGCGGTGGCGTTCAACCGCAATGCCGCGGCGGTGATGGGGATCAACGTCAAGCGGATGATCGTCCTGGCGTTCGTGCTTTCCTCCGCGCTCGCGGGGCTCGGCGGCGTGCTGGTCGCGCCGATCACCTTCGCTTGGGCCTACATGGGGACGGTGCCGGGCATCAAGGCCTTCGCCGCGGCGATCTTCGGCGGCCTCGAGCATCCGATCGGGATCCTGATCGGCGGGCTGACCATCGGCCTGCTCGAGCAAGTCTTCGGACTCATCAACTCGAACATCAAGGAAGGCATCACCTTCCTCGCGGTGCTGTTGTTCCTGGCTGTCCGCCCCACCGGCCTCATGGGGCGCAAGGACATCACGAAGGTCTGA
- a CDS encoding branched-chain amino acid ABC transporter ATP-binding protein/permease, translating into MRLPIFAFAGPKHYVLTAAAIAAIVLLPIVLNDPFFILVLQSLGFLFIVALGLDILVGWTGQISLGHAGLYAVGAYTTALLATKLAVPFWISAPLGVALAGIFGALLALPSLRAKGPYLAVVTIAFGFMAEVTANRWSLTGGPMGIMSIPAPTLPNGREMTATEYFWLLGAVALVCQLLAMNLLRSRIGRTLRAVQGSEVAAESVGISVYRYKVMAFVLSSVCAGIGGVFFAHQNGFINSDSFVFAFSVSLLASVLMGGSGTAFGPLVGSLILNLVPTVFATLREYQLYVYGTIILVTIVFLPKGIVGSLRQLAFLKRFAAAPEQIVPDRTPLDIARPRTREAPLLAVRGLTKSFGGIRALNEVDLLIMPGTVHGLIGPNGSGKSTLVNVVTGLYRPSAGRIEFDGAAIERLAPHRMARIGMTRTFQTIRLFTELTVLENVMVGFHLQLKAGFWAHLLQTRGAIEEEDACRRKAAGLLEFVGLSDRAHDQASKLSYGQQRLLEIARALAVRPLLLMLDEPAAGVNPTELQQLARLIGRIKDAGVTLLVIEHHMELIMGVSDVISVLDFGEKIAEGSGVQMQRDPKVIEAYLGTTVGTDAVAADA; encoded by the coding sequence ATGCGGCTGCCGATCTTCGCGTTTGCCGGCCCGAAGCACTATGTGCTTACGGCCGCCGCCATTGCGGCGATCGTCCTGTTGCCGATCGTGCTGAACGATCCGTTTTTCATCCTGGTCCTGCAGTCCCTCGGGTTTCTCTTCATCGTGGCGCTCGGGCTCGACATCCTGGTTGGCTGGACCGGCCAGATATCGCTCGGGCATGCCGGCCTTTACGCGGTGGGTGCCTACACGACCGCGCTGCTTGCCACAAAGCTCGCTGTGCCGTTCTGGATCAGCGCGCCGCTCGGCGTCGCGCTTGCAGGGATCTTCGGCGCGCTGCTGGCGCTGCCGTCGCTGCGCGCCAAGGGCCCGTACCTCGCGGTCGTGACGATCGCCTTCGGCTTCATGGCCGAGGTGACGGCGAACCGCTGGAGCCTGACCGGCGGTCCGATGGGAATCATGTCCATCCCCGCGCCCACGCTGCCCAACGGCAGGGAGATGACCGCGACCGAATACTTCTGGCTGCTCGGCGCCGTGGCGCTCGTCTGCCAGTTGTTGGCCATGAACCTGCTCCGTTCGCGGATCGGGCGCACGCTGCGCGCCGTGCAGGGCAGCGAAGTTGCCGCCGAATCCGTCGGCATCAGCGTGTACCGGTACAAGGTCATGGCCTTCGTACTGAGTTCGGTCTGCGCGGGCATCGGCGGCGTTTTCTTCGCCCACCAGAACGGCTTCATCAACAGCGATTCCTTCGTGTTCGCCTTTTCCGTCTCGCTGCTGGCCTCGGTGCTGATGGGCGGCAGCGGCACCGCATTCGGCCCGCTCGTGGGAAGCCTCATCCTCAATCTCGTCCCGACTGTCTTCGCGACGCTGCGGGAATATCAGCTCTACGTGTACGGCACGATCATCCTGGTGACCATCGTGTTCCTGCCGAAAGGCATTGTCGGCAGCCTGCGGCAATTGGCCTTTCTGAAGCGCTTCGCGGCGGCGCCCGAGCAGATCGTCCCGGATCGCACCCCACTCGACATTGCGCGGCCGCGAACGCGGGAAGCGCCGCTGCTGGCGGTAAGAGGATTGACCAAAAGCTTCGGTGGTATTCGCGCCTTGAACGAAGTCGATCTCCTGATCATGCCGGGCACGGTGCACGGCCTGATCGGTCCCAACGGCTCGGGAAAGAGCACGCTGGTCAACGTGGTCACCGGGCTGTATCGGCCCAGCGCCGGACGCATCGAGTTCGATGGCGCGGCGATCGAAAGGCTCGCCCCGCATCGCATGGCGCGAATCGGCATGACCCGCACCTTCCAGACCATTCGGTTGTTTACCGAATTGACCGTTCTGGAAAACGTCATGGTCGGATTTCATCTGCAGCTCAAGGCCGGCTTCTGGGCCCATCTGCTGCAAACGCGCGGCGCCATCGAGGAGGAAGACGCTTGCCGGCGCAAGGCGGCGGGACTCCTGGAATTCGTTGGCCTGTCGGATCGGGCACATGACCAGGCGAGCAAGCTTTCCTATGGGCAGCAGCGCCTGCTGGAGATCGCGCGCGCCCTCGCGGTGCGGCCGCTGCTGCTGATGCTCGACGAGCCGGCCGCGGGCGTCAACCCGACCGAGCTGCAGCAGCTCGCGCGACTTATCGGCAGGATCAAGGATGCCGGCGTCACGCTGCTCGTCATCGAGCATCACATGGAGCTGATCATGGGGGTGTCCGACGTGATCTCGGTGCTCGACTTCGGAGAGAAGATAGCGGAAGGCAGCGGGGTGCAGATGCAACGCGACCCGAAGGTCATCGAAGCCTATCTGGGCACGACCGTCGGGACCGATGCGGTGGCGGCCGATGCTTAG